The following are encoded in a window of Hippoglossus hippoglossus isolate fHipHip1 chromosome 23, fHipHip1.pri, whole genome shotgun sequence genomic DNA:
- the LOC117757332 gene encoding protein FAM180A, producing the protein MTQWWAPLAVVYLSVYLAATQHHRRALFPAAHRIRREAYSLINPTFQRSVEDVNLLFEILLAGMQIEGEDNAMLIPDEELASLRSVEKLDVICEDVLPKRLSDIRRLTAELAGRRQRLSWQEFERTVLTLVYAAQTLAGSSSPQQREAWTEAVLQLFRAVQRDLTPS; encoded by the exons ATGACGCAGTGGTGGGCGCCGCTCGCCGTCGTTTACCTGTCCGTCTACCTGGCAGCCACTCAGCACCACAGGAGAG CTCTGTTTCCGGCCGCGCACAGAATAAGGCGCGAGGCGTACTCGCTGATCAACCCCACGTTCCAGCGCTCGGTGGAGGACGTCAACCTGCTTTTTGAG ATCCTGCTCGCTGGAATGCAGATAGAAGGTGAAGACAACGCCATGCTGATCCCAGATGAGGAGCTGGCCTCCCTGAGGAGCGTGGAGAAGCTGGACGTCATCTGCGAGGACGTCCTGCCCAAGAGGCTCTCCGACATCCGGCGTCTGACAGCAGAGCTCGCCGGGCGCCGGCAGCGTCTGAGCTGGCAGGAGTTCGAGAGGACGGTGCTGACCCTGGTGTACGCCGCCCAGACGCTGGCTGGATCCAGCAGCCCGCAGCAGAGGGAGGCCTGGACGGAGGCGGTGCTCCAGCTGTTCAGAGCCGTTCAGAGAGACCTCACCCCCTCCTGA